A genomic window from Spiroplasma endosymbiont of Labia minor includes:
- a CDS encoding pseudouridine synthase has protein sequence MQERLQKIIAARGYTSRRKAEELILAGRVKVNGIVINKLGEKINDDAKIEINNRELIKSEKKYYFLFNKPRLVLTTLKDPKQRPTVADYFKNEKVRLFPVGRLDYDVSGALLMTNDGEFANFVMHPKYEIQKTYLALCNGNVSKHQINNLMKGVVIDDDYKTKAINAKLVKYNVEDDESIIELTIAEGRKHHVKKMLIAADIYLKKLKRTTIEHLQIADVPLGKYRSLTAHEVKQLYGLFAQYKSKK, from the coding sequence ATGCAAGAAAGATTACAAAAAATTATAGCAGCAAGAGGTTATACATCTAGACGTAAAGCCGAAGAATTAATTTTGGCAGGTAGAGTAAAAGTTAATGGTATAGTAATTAATAAATTAGGTGAAAAAATAAATGATGATGCAAAAATTGAAATTAATAATCGTGAATTAATTAAATCTGAAAAAAAATACTATTTTTTATTTAACAAACCAAGATTAGTATTGACAACTTTAAAAGATCCAAAACAAAGACCAACAGTTGCGGATTATTTTAAAAATGAAAAAGTTCGTTTATTCCCTGTTGGTAGGTTAGATTATGATGTTTCTGGGGCTTTATTAATGACAAATGATGGCGAATTTGCAAATTTTGTAATGCATCCAAAGTATGAAATTCAAAAAACCTATTTAGCATTATGCAACGGAAATGTTTCAAAACATCAAATTAATAATTTGATGAAAGGCGTAGTAATAGATGATGATTATAAAACAAAAGCAATAAATGCAAAACTTGTTAAATATAATGTGGAAGATGATGAATCCATAATTGAATTAACAATTGCAGAAGGCAGAAAACACCACGTAAAAAAAATGCTTATCGCTGCCGATATATATTTAAAAAAATTAAAAAGAACAACCATTGAACATCTGCAAATTGCAGATGTACCATTAGGCAAATATAGGTCATTGACTGCACATGAAGTTAAACAGTTATACGGTCTTTTTGCGCAATATAAAAGTAAAAAGTAA
- a CDS encoding deoxynucleoside kinase: MRIAIFGTVGAGKSTIAEKIAEKIDHEIFSEPIEDNPYFDSYYDDIKNNVFKTQIYFLAARSKQLKQARSLKNIIFDRTILEDPIFTQVNHDLGNISDVDFKTYNDFYENVILQTLSIPDERVKFDIIIYLKISTKKAIDRIKTRGRIQEQNMDNTYWEQLNKRYNDFYEKYKDKFNFLVVDANTDDFEAKIDIIMNNLYKLNKNNTLKK; encoded by the coding sequence ATGAGAATTGCAATATTTGGAACTGTAGGAGCTGGCAAATCAACAATTGCAGAAAAAATAGCAGAAAAAATAGACCATGAAATTTTTTCAGAACCCATTGAAGATAATCCTTATTTTGATTCATATTATGATGATATTAAAAATAATGTTTTTAAAACACAAATTTATTTCTTGGCTGCAAGGTCAAAACAATTAAAACAAGCTCGTTCTTTAAAAAATATTATTTTCGATCGAACTATTTTAGAAGACCCTATTTTTACACAAGTGAATCATGATTTAGGAAATATTTCAGATGTTGATTTTAAAACATATAACGATTTTTATGAAAATGTAATTTTACAAACACTATCAATTCCAGACGAACGAGTTAAATTTGACATAATAATTTATTTAAAAATTTCAACTAAAAAGGCAATCGATCGCATTAAAACTAGAGGTAGAATTCAAGAACAAAATATGGATAATACATATTGAGAACAATTAAATAAAAGATATAATGACTTTTATGAAAAATATAAAGATAAATTCAATTTTCTCGTTGTTGATGCAAATACAGATGATTTTGAAGCAAAAATAGATATAATAATGAATAATTTATATAAATTGAATAAAAATAACACATTAAAAAAATAA
- a CDS encoding YebC/PmpR family DNA-binding transcriptional regulator translates to MGRAHEVRKASMAKSAAAKSALNGRAAKEIYMAAKNGVADPNANLALRSAIDKAKSKQIPSDVIKRAIDRAAGGDAEAYVSNRYEGYGPGSTAIIVDSLTSNVNRAIAEIRDAFNKNGGKLGQNGSVSHMFNATSIFEFEGKTLEETLEYLMEKEVEVNDVIEDNGNIIVYAPFSSFSEVKQALDEFGIKNYKTAETIMTSENKIIVNDTEELSKFEKLLNKLNELEDVQAVYHNADLYE, encoded by the coding sequence ATGGGAAGAGCTCATGAAGTTAGAAAAGCATCGATGGCTAAATCAGCCGCAGCTAAATCAGCATTAAATGGAAGAGCAGCCAAAGAAATATATATGGCAGCAAAAAATGGGGTAGCTGACCCAAATGCAAATTTGGCATTAAGATCAGCAATAGATAAAGCAAAATCAAAGCAAATTCCAAGTGATGTTATCAAAAGAGCAATTGATAGAGCAGCTGGTGGCGACGCAGAGGCTTATGTTTCAAACAGATATGAAGGATATGGTCCTGGATCAACTGCAATTATTGTTGATTCATTAACTTCAAATGTTAATAGAGCAATTGCAGAAATTAGGGATGCTTTTAATAAAAATGGCGGTAAATTGGGTCAAAATGGCTCTGTTTCGCATATGTTTAATGCTACTTCTATATTTGAATTTGAGGGTAAAACTTTAGAAGAAACGCTTGAATATTTAATGGAAAAAGAAGTTGAAGTAAACGATGTAATAGAAGATAATGGCAACATTATAGTTTATGCACCATTCTCATCATTTAGTGAAGTGAAACAAGCATTAGATGAATTTGGTATTAAAAATTATAAAACAGCTGAAACAATTATGACTTCTGAAAATAAAATAATTGTTAACGATACTGAAGAATTATCAAAATTTGAAAAACTTTTAAATAAATTAAATGAATTAGAAGATGTACAAGCTGTATATCACAATGCGGATTTGTATGAATAA
- a CDS encoding inorganic diphosphatase — MKNNKIQMIVEIPKGSSNKYEYDIITGKISLDRVLYGANFYPGEYGFVPETLDWDGDPLDVISLVTYPTLPGIAVNVRILGSIRMIDNNEIDTKLFGVFADDPRFDSYKKIEDVPKHLKDEIENFFLQYKALQNKKVQINGWGDETEAFKELEECKERYQEYKDRYLQANGKEEILAEWKNKGLGQA, encoded by the coding sequence ATGAAAAATAATAAAATTCAAATGATTGTGGAAATTCCAAAAGGAAGTAGCAATAAATATGAATACGATATAATTACAGGAAAAATATCACTTGATAGAGTTTTATATGGGGCAAATTTTTATCCAGGAGAATATGGTTTTGTCCCTGAAACATTAGACTGAGATGGTGACCCATTAGATGTTATTTCATTAGTTACCTACCCCACATTACCGGGTATAGCTGTTAATGTAAGAATTTTAGGTTCAATTAGAATGATAGATAATAATGAAATTGATACTAAATTATTTGGTGTATTTGCAGATGATCCAAGATTTGATTCATACAAAAAAATAGAAGATGTACCAAAACATTTAAAAGATGAAATTGAAAATTTCTTTTTACAATATAAAGCATTACAAAATAAAAAAGTGCAAATTAATGGTTGAGGTGATGAAACCGAAGCTTTTAAAGAATTAGAAGAATGTAAAGAAAGATATCAAGAATATAAAGATAGATATTTGCAAGCAAATGGTAAAGAAGAAATTTTAGCAGAATGAAAAAATAAAGGACTTGGACAAGCTTAA
- a CDS encoding ferredoxin: MKKTFVNKELCIGCLACIEIDETNTLYLDEDGLANAYDNDLELVEAQMVCPTGAITIKS, from the coding sequence ATGAAAAAAACATTTGTTAACAAGGAATTATGCATCGGATGTCTTGCTTGTATAGAAATTGATGAAACAAATACACTATATCTTGATGAAGATGGCTTAGCTAATGCGTACGATAATGATTTGGAGCTTGTAGAAGCACAAATGGTATGTCCAACTGGCGCAATTACTATTAAAAGTTAA
- the cmk gene encoding (d)CMP kinase: MAITIAVDGPAGSGKSSIFSKVAEVLGYVFLDTGLIYRALTWYGLQQKINFENEKEIIKLLSKFDFKIENGEIIINNENINNYLMSHDILGNINKITSIPEVRSWIVEKVRMMVKQSGYVVLGRDVTSVILPNADLKIYLDSSVYTRAERRLKQNIEKNVQPKDLHKIEEMIITRDYNDTNRAIGPLVKVKDAWVIDNSNKNIDEIVKEVIDKVNNMIN; encoded by the coding sequence ATGGCAATAACAATAGCAGTAGATGGACCAGCAGGTTCTGGCAAATCATCAATTTTTAGTAAAGTTGCAGAAGTTTTAGGTTATGTATTCTTGGATACTGGTTTAATTTATCGTGCATTAACATGATATGGACTCCAACAAAAAATAAATTTTGAAAATGAAAAAGAAATCATAAAGTTACTTTCTAAATTTGATTTTAAAATTGAAAATGGTGAAATAATTATTAATAATGAAAATATAAATAATTATTTGATGTCTCATGATATTTTGGGTAATATAAATAAAATTACTTCAATACCAGAAGTGAGATCGTGAATTGTAGAAAAAGTCAGAATGATGGTTAAACAAAGTGGTTATGTAGTTTTGGGGAGAGATGTCACATCAGTAATTTTACCAAATGCTGATTTAAAAATTTATTTAGATTCATCTGTTTATACAAGAGCAGAGAGAAGACTAAAACAAAATATTGAAAAAAATGTGCAACCAAAAGATTTGCATAAAATAGAAGAAATGATAATTACGCGCGATTATAATGATACAAATAGAGCTATTGGCCCGCTTGTTAAAGTGAAAGATGCTTGAGTAATTGATAATAGCAATAAAAATATAGATGAAATTGTTAAAGAAGTTATTGATAAAGTAAATAACATGATTAATTAA
- the der gene encoding ribosome biogenesis GTPase Der, with product MKKGVVAIVGRPNVGKSTLFNRIIRERKSIVEDTPGVTRDRIYGQAEWLNLPFLVIDTGGLTIKDVPFSKEIATQVKIAIDEADVIIFVLDYKNGLTAEDESVAKILYKTNKPVIVAVNKYDNKVSDEFGYEYLALGFNEPVLISSTHGIGIGDLLDKIIAFMSKDDNKIETYAINIAIIGRPNVGKSSLINSIIGEQRMIVSDVEGTTTDSVDTPIFRNKKKYVLVDTAGIRKRSKIYENVDKYSHIRTLSSINKADIVLLVVDSSQKINDLDTNIGGIAFEEGKPIIIVGNKWDAVKEKNDKTMIEKEEEIKSYFKYLQYAKIVFLSALNNKRIDKLFDIINLVNENRTKHIATSLFNEILNRAQLLNPAPNFNGGRLKIYYGTQVEAYLPTFVMYVNNSSYLHFSYKRFIENQIRSQFNFDGVPLTLIFRERK from the coding sequence ATGAAAAAAGGAGTTGTCGCAATTGTTGGTAGACCAAATGTTGGTAAGTCAACATTGTTTAATAGAATTATCAGAGAGCGAAAATCTATTGTTGAAGATACTCCTGGAGTAACAAGGGATCGTATCTACGGACAAGCAGAGTGGCTTAATTTGCCTTTTTTAGTAATCGACACAGGTGGATTGACAATTAAAGATGTGCCTTTTTCAAAAGAAATTGCCACACAGGTTAAAATTGCAATTGATGAAGCAGATGTAATTATTTTTGTTTTAGATTATAAAAATGGTTTAACAGCAGAAGATGAAAGCGTTGCCAAAATTCTTTATAAAACAAACAAACCAGTTATTGTTGCGGTAAATAAATATGATAATAAGGTTAGCGACGAATTCGGTTATGAATATTTAGCATTAGGATTCAATGAACCGGTATTGATTTCTTCAACTCATGGAATTGGAATTGGAGATTTGCTAGATAAAATTATAGCGTTTATGTCAAAAGACGATAATAAAATAGAAACTTATGCAATCAATATTGCAATAATAGGTAGACCAAATGTTGGGAAATCAAGTTTAATAAATTCAATAATCGGTGAGCAACGCATGATTGTATCTGATGTTGAAGGAACAACAACAGATTCGGTTGATACTCCGATTTTTAGAAACAAAAAAAAGTATGTTCTGGTTGATACTGCAGGAATTAGAAAACGAAGTAAAATTTATGAAAATGTTGATAAATATTCTCATATCAGAACTTTGTCAAGTATTAATAAAGCAGATATTGTGTTATTGGTTGTGGATTCGTCTCAAAAAATAAATGATTTGGATACAAATATTGGTGGTATTGCTTTTGAAGAAGGAAAACCAATAATAATAGTTGGAAATAAGTGAGATGCAGTAAAAGAAAAAAATGATAAAACAATGATCGAAAAAGAAGAGGAAATAAAATCTTATTTTAAATATTTACAATATGCTAAAATAGTGTTCTTATCTGCATTGAATAATAAACGGATTGATAAATTATTTGATATAATTAATTTAGTTAATGAAAATAGAACTAAGCATATCGCTACTAGTTTATTTAATGAAATACTAAATAGAGCACAGCTTTTAAATCCTGCTCCAAATTTTAATGGAGGAAGACTAAAAATTTATTATGGTACTCAAGTTGAAGCGTATTTACCAACTTTTGTAATGTATGTTAATAATTCTTCTTACCTGCATTTTTCATATAAAAGATTTATTGAAAATCAAATTAGATCACAATTTAACTTTGATGGCGTTCCATTAACTTTAATTTTTAGAGAAAGGAAATAA
- a CDS encoding NAD(P)H-dependent glycerol-3-phosphate dehydrogenase — protein sequence MIKKVTIIGTGAYGTVLANVLTDNGIDVIMYGIEQSQVDDINENHKNSAFFNNKNINSTIKATTDLAAALENTELLILSVPTFAISTTLDKVIKIAKNKMIILNVAKGLDGEHLDVLSKYIIAKFSKHENIFMGYAGLYGPSVAIEVLERKPTCINAASNDINIAKQVAAVFSNEYFGVFPTTNLIGTEIAAAVKNTIAIASGLIHGLNNGSDNTKASLITMGLIEMMNLAVAYGASEKDLVNYASVGDLILTATSPKTRNFRLGMKIAAADDAKSVLEGYKITVEGVLTCKIAYEMVKKVKISAPLIEIMFKVLYNNDKPSNSMNNLFRSLGI from the coding sequence ATGATAAAAAAAGTAACAATTATTGGAACTGGAGCATATGGTACAGTTTTAGCAAATGTTTTAACAGACAATGGTATAGATGTAATAATGTATGGAATTGAACAATCGCAAGTTGATGATATAAATGAAAATCATAAAAATAGTGCATTTTTTAATAATAAAAATATTAATTCAACAATAAAAGCAACAACAGATTTAGCGGCTGCATTAGAAAATACTGAATTATTGATTTTAAGTGTTCCAACATTTGCTATATCAACAACATTAGATAAAGTTATTAAAATAGCTAAAAATAAAATGATTATATTAAATGTTGCAAAAGGATTAGATGGCGAACATTTGGATGTTTTATCAAAATACATAATTGCTAAATTTAGTAAGCATGAAAATATTTTTATGGGCTATGCTGGTTTGTATGGCCCATCTGTTGCAATTGAAGTATTAGAAAGAAAACCAACTTGTATTAATGCTGCTTCAAATGACATAAATATTGCAAAACAAGTTGCTGCTGTATTTTCAAATGAATATTTTGGCGTTTTTCCAACAACAAATTTAATTGGAACAGAAATTGCAGCAGCAGTAAAAAATACTATTGCAATTGCATCAGGATTAATTCATGGTTTGAATAATGGTTCAGATAACACAAAAGCATCACTTATTACAATGGGTTTAATTGAAATGATGAATCTAGCAGTTGCGTACGGTGCATCAGAAAAAGATTTAGTTAATTATGCCTCTGTGGGTGATTTAATATTAACAGCAACCTCTCCAAAAACTCGTAACTTCCGTCTCGGTATGAAAATTGCAGCTGCAGATGATGCAAAATCTGTTTTGGAAGGATATAAAATAACAGTTGAAGGTGTCTTAACTTGTAAAATTGCATATGAAATGGTTAAAAAAGTTAAAATTTCTGCTCCTTTGATTGAAATAATGTTTAAAGTGCTTTATAATAACGATAAGCCTAGTAATTCAATGAACAATTTGTTTAGATCACTGGGTATATAG
- a CDS encoding HU family DNA-binding protein: MTKKELAEKIATGYDLSKAKAEELLTTVFDNITNCLVKKEEVSITGFGKFVTADRAAREGVNPATGAKIKIAATTVAKFKAAKQLKEAVAK; this comes from the coding sequence ATGACAAAAAAAGAATTAGCAGAAAAAATTGCTACTGGATATGATTTATCTAAAGCAAAAGCTGAAGAATTATTAACAACTGTTTTTGACAACATTACTAATTGTTTAGTAAAAAAAGAGGAAGTTTCTATTACTGGATTTGGTAAATTTGTGACTGCAGATCGTGCAGCACGTGAAGGTGTCAATCCAGCTACTGGTGCTAAAATTAAAATTGCCGCAACTACTGTTGCAAAATTTAAAGCTGCAAAACAATTAAAAGAAGCAGTTGCTAAATAG
- a CDS encoding DivIVA domain-containing protein: MKTIKFTSLDVNKKEFPVEYKGYKVEEVDSFLDDIVNDYQKYEKLIEEKTQRINKLEEELSSASEQYDHMVSTLKLTEQQMDTLVKSGSNSSAVIKRIADLERKVSDKNR; the protein is encoded by the coding sequence ATGAAAACAATAAAATTCACATCTTTAGATGTCAATAAAAAGGAATTTCCAGTTGAATATAAAGGATATAAAGTCGAAGAAGTAGATAGTTTTTTAGATGATATTGTTAATGATTATCAAAAATATGAAAAATTAATTGAAGAAAAAACACAAAGAATTAATAAATTAGAAGAAGAATTATCATCTGCATCAGAACAATATGATCATATGGTTTCAACTTTAAAATTAACAGAACAACAAATGGATACCCTAGTTAAATCAGGTTCAAATTCATCCGCAGTTATAAAACGTATTGCTGATTTAGAAAGAAAAGTTAGTGATAAAAATCGTTAA
- a CDS encoding type II toxin-antitoxin system antitoxin SocA domain-containing protein — protein MGPVNESLYYDLKELYFGDGFADVESEKLEQYLKNKYKKDNLSLKYDINYSILEEILMELDKYGTFDLVEKSHRTKPWLDSKDSEEIDNDLIKDYFKDFSFDKLKEL, from the coding sequence TTGGGACCTGTAAATGAATCTCTTTATTATGATTTAAAAGAGCTTTATTTTGGCGATGGTTTTGCTGATGTAGAATCAGAAAAACTAGAGCAGTATCTTAAAAATAAATATAAAAAAGATAATTTGTCATTAAAATATGATATTAATTATAGTATTTTAGAAGAAATTTTAATGGAATTAGATAAATATGGAACTTTTGATTTAGTTGAAAAATCACATAGGACTAAACCATGATTAGATTCAAAAGATTCTGAAGAAATAGATAATGACTTAATTAAAGATTACTTTAAAGATTTTAGTTTTGATAAATTAAAAGAATTATAA
- a CDS encoding NAD(P)-dependent oxidoreductase has protein sequence MKILCYGIQESEKAIFLTENKKYNNELIFTNELLNHENIKNLPANTDAVILFVNCLADKKNLEYFKTKGVKYVVTRTVGLDHIDLKAATDLKYKIGRVPSYSPTAVASLAFSFGTELLRRTGWMTYQLKQLNFKIDENMFAKEFKNSTIGIIGTGRIGYETAKYWHGTGAKVLGYDPYENEQAKQILEYTSVDKILKEADLISLHIPYIKGENDNYVNDEFISKMNNFSSLVNVSRAALVDHDAIRRAIKSNKLYGYAADVFIDESKFINNKFSEMDAKKINANAVDLINLYPRVLLSPHVGYFTDEAVKNMAEISFLNLSELEKTGTCQTAAN, from the coding sequence ATGAAAATATTATGTTATGGTATTCAAGAAAGTGAAAAAGCAATTTTTTTGACTGAAAATAAAAAATATAATAATGAATTAATTTTTACAAATGAATTGTTAAATCATGAAAATATTAAAAACTTGCCAGCAAATACAGATGCAGTTATTTTATTTGTAAATTGTTTGGCTGACAAAAAAAATCTAGAATATTTTAAAACAAAAGGTGTTAAATATGTTGTAACAAGAACAGTCGGTTTGGATCACATTGATTTAAAAGCTGCAACAGATTTGAAATATAAAATTGGTCGTGTGCCGTCTTATTCACCAACAGCAGTTGCGTCATTGGCCTTTTCATTTGGAACTGAATTATTGAGAAGAACTGGTTGAATGACTTATCAATTAAAACAATTAAATTTTAAAATAGATGAAAACATGTTTGCCAAAGAATTTAAAAATTCTACAATTGGTATTATAGGTACCGGCAGAATAGGTTATGAAACAGCAAAATATTGACATGGAACTGGTGCTAAAGTTTTAGGATACGATCCTTATGAAAATGAACAGGCAAAACAAATTTTAGAATATACAAGTGTTGATAAAATTTTAAAAGAAGCTGATTTAATTTCGTTACACATTCCATATATTAAAGGTGAAAACGATAATTATGTTAATGATGAATTTATCAGTAAAATGAATAATTTTTCATCATTAGTTAATGTTTCAAGAGCAGCACTTGTTGATCATGATGCAATCAGAAGAGCCATTAAAAGTAATAAATTATATGGTTATGCTGCAGATGTGTTTATTGATGAATCAAAATTTATAAATAATAAATTTAGTGAAATGGATGCAAAAAAAATTAATGCAAATGCAGTTGATTTGATTAATTTATATCCACGTGTTTTACTTTCACCACATGTAGGTTATTTTACAGATGAAGCCGTAAAAAACATGGCAGAAATTTCTTTTTTAAATTTAAGTGAACTTGAAAAAACTGGAACATGTCAAACAGCTGCAAATTAA
- a CDS encoding lipoprotein has translation MKKLLILLTSFSIATGGVSNVVSCAAINENMEEINLYFSAEPTWENFALEFDKVLENSDVPLDEIQNWNSDAGLVYADTDLSQFQLRITYSNALELLDQHTPIDFSGWENGLHWILIFTNWTDIDDDSIPNDDSKLIDLLEYKLNVLKD, from the coding sequence ATGAAAAAATTATTAATTTTATTAACTTCTTTTAGTATTGCAACAGGCGGAGTTTCTAATGTTGTTTCGTGTGCTGCAATAAATGAAAATATGGAAGAAATCAATTTATATTTTTCAGCAGAACCAACTTGAGAAAATTTTGCCTTAGAATTTGATAAAGTATTAGAAAATAGTGATGTGCCATTAGACGAAATCCAAAATTGAAATAGTGATGCTGGACTTGTATATGCAGATACTGATTTATCACAGTTTCAATTGAGAATTACATATAGTAATGCATTAGAACTTTTAGATCAACATACACCAATAGATTTTTCTGGTTGAGAAAATGGACTACATTGAATTTTGATTTTTACAAATTGAACAGATATAGATGATGATTCAATACCAAATGATGATTCTAAACTGATAGATTTATTAGAATACAAATTAAATGTATTAAAAGATTAA
- a CDS encoding nicotinamide-nucleotide amidohydrolase family protein yields MDVKKFIYKLTELNFTISSCESFTGGFFCSSLTNIPGSSSVVAGALVTYMTRTKIEIAEISNQLIQQVGVVSKEVAIEMAKFSARKFKTNIGIGFTGVAGPTVLDEKQVGEFYIGYWINGKMFSTHKIAKDLSREELKSFAINTALNEIYAKI; encoded by the coding sequence ATGGATGTAAAAAAATTTATATATAAATTAACAGAATTAAATTTTACTATTTCATCTTGTGAATCATTCACTGGTGGTTTTTTTTGTTCGTCATTAACTAATATTCCAGGTTCATCTAGCGTTGTTGCTGGTGCACTTGTGACTTATATGACAAGAACAAAAATTGAAATTGCCGAAATTAGTAATCAATTAATTCAACAAGTAGGTGTTGTATCAAAAGAAGTTGCCATTGAAATGGCTAAATTTTCAGCGAGAAAATTTAAAACAAATATTGGCATAGGTTTTACTGGGGTTGCTGGGCCAACAGTTTTAGATGAAAAACAAGTTGGTGAATTTTATATTGGTTATTGAATTAACGGAAAAATGTTTTCAACGCATAAAATCGCAAAAGATTTATCTAGAGAAGAATTAAAAAGTTTTGCGATAAATACTGCTTTAAATGAAATTTATGCAAAAATATAG
- the recA gene encoding recombinase RecA has protein sequence MSHTDKTYDSNKINEGAEYIMAGKNIYDDPNLVAVIKSVERSFGKGAIIALGDKPMMNIEVISSGSFLIDQAIGIGGYPKGRIIEIFGPESSGKTTLALHAIAEAQKNNGRAAFIDAEHALDPKYARHIGVDLNNLLVSQPDSGEQALDILEALVKSDLLDIVVVDSVAALVPKAELEGEMSDQQIGMQARLMSKALRKLSGVISKTNTVVIFINQLREKVGVIFGSPEITPGGRALRFYASVRMEIRRIETITYNGEATANKVKVKIVKNKMAPPFKTVNIMINFNRGIDRLSEILDLGVLYGIIAKAGVWYSFEETKIGQGRETALKWLSENDDVIKMIENEIKSKLTE, from the coding sequence ATGTCACATACAGATAAAACATATGATTCAAACAAAATTAACGAAGGTGCAGAATATATTATGGCAGGTAAAAATATCTATGATGATCCTAATTTAGTTGCAGTTATTAAAAGCGTTGAAAGAAGTTTTGGCAAAGGAGCAATTATTGCGCTTGGTGATAAGCCAATGATGAATATAGAAGTTATTTCATCTGGTAGTTTTTTAATAGACCAAGCAATAGGTATTGGTGGTTATCCAAAAGGAAGAATTATTGAAATTTTTGGACCAGAATCATCTGGTAAAACCACATTAGCGCTACACGCTATAGCAGAAGCACAAAAAAATAATGGAAGAGCTGCTTTTATTGATGCAGAACATGCTTTAGATCCAAAATATGCAAGACATATTGGTGTCGATTTGAATAATTTATTGGTTTCGCAACCCGATTCTGGAGAACAAGCTTTGGATATTTTAGAGGCATTAGTCAAATCAGATTTATTAGACATTGTTGTTGTTGATTCTGTTGCGGCTTTAGTTCCAAAAGCTGAATTGGAAGGTGAAATGTCAGATCAACAAATTGGAATGCAAGCACGTTTAATGTCTAAAGCATTACGTAAGTTATCTGGTGTTATATCAAAAACTAATACAGTTGTCATTTTTATAAATCAATTAAGAGAAAAAGTCGGTGTAATTTTTGGTTCACCAGAAATTACACCTGGTGGTAGAGCATTACGTTTTTACGCATCTGTTAGAATGGAAATTAGACGTATTGAAACAATTACATATAATGGTGAAGCTACAGCAAATAAAGTAAAAGTTAAAATTGTGAAAAATAAAATGGCGCCTCCATTCAAAACCGTTAATATTATGATTAATTTTAATAGAGGCATAGATAGATTATCTGAAATTCTTGATTTAGGTGTTCTTTATGGAATTATTGCAAAAGCCGGAGTTTGATATTCATTTGAAGAAACAAAAATTGGCCAAGGAAGAGAAACTGCATTAAAATGATTATCAGAAAATGATGATGTCATAAAAATGATAGAAAATGAAATAAAATCAAAATTAACTGAATAA